A DNA window from Rhodococcus sp. Z13 contains the following coding sequences:
- a CDS encoding condensation domain-containing protein encodes MQLRGFRIELGEVEAALLQVEGVAQSVAAVVVDERLGERLVGYVVPRTGCAVDAAAAIEASGRFLPEYMVPDAVVVLEALPLTANGKLDRRALPAPEFTSSSEFRAVSSPVEEIVAGVFAEVLGVERVGADDSFFALGGNSLLATKVAARLGAAFDTKVPVRTLFEAPTVEQLAVAIGTVTETVSRPPITAGDRPERIPLSLAQQRMWFLNQMDTTSPVYNIPMALRLKGALDRDAIDAAVADLVARHESLRTRYPSDQDGPYQEVLAPEEAGLSVGHVRVDSESDLFEQAATMLNEGFDVTQRPPVRVRLFELGAEDHVLAFVVHHITADGESMAPLGRDMMTAYLARTRDAAPGWKPLPVQYADYALWQRTVMGDESDDESLVARQLAYWRDALAGMPQQIDLPTDRPRTSNPSPAGGSVRFTVGADVQERLTALARAHNATLFMVVHSALAVLVTRLSGARDFAIGTPVAGRGISELDDLVGMFVNTLPLRTSLDPSLPFAELVDRVRTADLEALDNADLPFERIVDEVVPKGTAAPLIQVVLSVEPMGQAEFTLPGLTIEPLQGGAPTAKFDLQLTLADNGNGFVGEWIYAADLFDRATVEKLSDRFVRVLDAVTTDSSVPVGDVEILSDEERRALTSGAAEQETGTSGRSTRVVSQLFTANVEQDPEAPAVSVDGDEVTYREIDRRSSQIARLLIEEGIGTGDVVGVVLDGSVDGVCALWAVLKSGAAFLVLDPSGEPLPEATPAVELVLSRGAVTGHPRILDLTDPAVEARVDEASAAQVTYTDRLRGLTPDDPAWVHVSGSRVGVVDHGSLAGWLENSQERFGVTYESRLFYGGSGEGHGKALTPLLAGAAGAAYVTTGNGNGSGDDLTDVLADEWVTHAVVGSDAPGKVDTTSLDDLECFIVEDTDTPAEDGSGAVDVVALGSWSAHFGK; translated from the coding sequence GTGCAGTTGCGTGGTTTCCGTATCGAGCTCGGTGAGGTCGAGGCGGCGTTGCTGCAGGTCGAGGGTGTGGCGCAGTCGGTGGCTGCGGTGGTGGTCGACGAGCGGCTCGGTGAGCGGTTGGTCGGTTATGTGGTGCCGCGGACCGGTTGTGCGGTCGATGCGGCCGCGGCGATCGAGGCGTCGGGTCGGTTCCTGCCGGAGTACATGGTTCCGGATGCGGTGGTGGTGCTCGAGGCGTTGCCGTTGACGGCGAACGGCAAGTTGGATCGTCGGGCGTTGCCGGCGCCGGAGTTCACCAGTTCTTCGGAGTTCCGGGCGGTGTCGTCTCCGGTGGAGGAGATCGTTGCGGGTGTGTTCGCCGAGGTGCTCGGTGTGGAGCGGGTCGGTGCGGACGATTCGTTCTTCGCTCTCGGCGGCAACTCGCTGCTGGCGACCAAGGTCGCAGCACGCCTCGGTGCGGCGTTCGACACCAAGGTGCCCGTGCGGACACTGTTCGAAGCACCCACCGTCGAGCAGTTGGCGGTCGCGATCGGCACGGTCACGGAGACGGTGTCGCGCCCGCCGATCACGGCAGGGGACCGGCCGGAGCGTATCCCGCTGTCCCTGGCGCAGCAGCGGATGTGGTTCCTCAACCAGATGGACACCACGTCGCCGGTCTACAACATCCCGATGGCGCTGCGTCTGAAGGGTGCACTCGACCGGGATGCGATCGACGCCGCGGTCGCCGATCTGGTGGCACGGCACGAATCGCTGCGCACCCGCTACCCGAGCGATCAGGACGGCCCGTACCAGGAGGTTCTGGCGCCGGAGGAGGCCGGGCTGTCCGTCGGGCACGTCCGGGTCGACTCCGAATCGGACCTGTTCGAACAGGCGGCGACGATGCTGAACGAGGGCTTCGACGTCACGCAGCGTCCGCCGGTTCGGGTCCGCCTGTTCGAACTCGGCGCCGAGGACCACGTGCTGGCGTTCGTCGTGCACCACATCACCGCCGACGGTGAGTCGATGGCTCCCCTGGGACGGGACATGATGACGGCGTACCTGGCACGCACCCGGGATGCGGCGCCCGGCTGGAAGCCGTTGCCCGTCCAGTACGCGGACTATGCCCTGTGGCAGCGCACGGTGATGGGAGACGAGTCGGACGACGAGTCCCTGGTCGCCCGGCAGCTCGCCTACTGGCGGGACGCGCTCGCGGGGATGCCGCAGCAGATCGATCTGCCGACCGACCGTCCTCGTACGTCGAACCCGTCGCCGGCGGGTGGATCCGTCCGCTTCACCGTGGGTGCCGACGTCCAGGAACGGCTGACCGCACTCGCCCGGGCACACAACGCGACCCTGTTCATGGTCGTCCACAGTGCTCTCGCGGTGCTGGTCACGCGCCTCAGCGGTGCGCGGGACTTCGCGATCGGTACGCCGGTCGCAGGTCGCGGCATCTCCGAGCTCGACGACCTCGTCGGCATGTTCGTCAACACGTTGCCGCTCCGGACGAGTCTCGACCCGTCGCTTCCGTTCGCCGAACTGGTGGACCGGGTGCGCACGGCGGACCTGGAGGCACTCGACAACGCGGACCTGCCGTTCGAGCGGATCGTGGACGAGGTCGTACCGAAGGGCACGGCGGCGCCGCTGATCCAGGTGGTCCTGTCGGTCGAGCCCATGGGTCAGGCCGAGTTCACGTTGCCCGGCCTGACGATCGAACCGCTCCAGGGGGGCGCTCCGACCGCGAAGTTCGATCTGCAGCTCACTCTCGCCGACAACGGAAACGGATTCGTCGGGGAATGGATCTACGCAGCCGATCTGTTCGACCGGGCCACCGTCGAGAAGCTCTCCGACCGGTTCGTCCGCGTCCTCGACGCGGTCACGACCGACTCCTCGGTTCCGGTGGGTGACGTCGAGATCCTGTCGGACGAGGAACGCCGGGCTCTGACCTCGGGAGCAGCCGAACAGGAGACCGGTACCTCCGGCAGGTCCACCCGGGTGGTGTCCCAGCTGTTCACGGCCAACGTGGAGCAGGATCCGGAGGCTCCTGCGGTGTCGGTGGACGGCGACGAGGTCACCTACCGGGAGATCGACCGGAGGTCGTCGCAGATCGCGAGGCTGCTGATCGAGGAGGGGATCGGCACCGGCGATGTCGTCGGTGTGGTCCTGGACGGCTCCGTCGACGGCGTCTGCGCACTGTGGGCGGTCCTCAAGTCGGGCGCGGCCTTCCTCGTGCTCGATCCGTCGGGGGAGCCGCTCCCCGAGGCGACGCCCGCCGTGGAACTGGTCCTCTCGCGCGGTGCCGTGACCGGCCACCCCCGGATCCTCGATCTGACGGATCCGGCGGTCGAAGCCCGCGTCGACGAGGCGTCCGCCGCTCAGGTCACCTACACGGACCGACTGCGGGGACTGACGCCCGACGATCCGGCCTGGGTCCACGTGAGCGGCTCCCGGGTGGGTGTCGTGGATCACGGATCCCTGGCGGGGTGGCTGGAGAACAGTCAGGAACGCTTCGGTGTCACCTACGAGTCGAGGCTGTTCTACGGTGGGTCGGGCGAAGGCCACGGCAAGGCGCTCACCCCGTTGCTGGCCGGTGCCGCCGGTGCCGCCTATGTGACGACGGGTAACGGAAACGGATCCGGGGACGACCTCACGGATGTCCTCGCGGACGAGTGGGTCACTCACGCGGTCGTGGGGTCCGACGCACCCGGTAAGGTGGATACGACTTCGCTGGATGACCTGGAGTGTTTCATCGTGGAAGACACGGACACGCCGGCCGAGGACGGCAGCGGCGCGGTAGATGTCGTTGCTCTCGGCTCCTGGAGTGCGCACTTCGGGAAGTGA